In the Arachis ipaensis cultivar K30076 chromosome B10, Araip1.1, whole genome shotgun sequence genome, one interval contains:
- the LOC107620853 gene encoding uncharacterized protein LOC107620853 produces the protein MDEEFAVLLKNKTWNLVLAIAEHEVQKYKARLVAKEFHQREELDYDQVLSPVAKPATIRTVLFVAMKFGWKVHQFDFNNSFLNGNLFETVHMVQPDGYMLGTGLICNQEKALYGLKQFYNLSSNYVDDILVTNTNAAEIHELIQQLNDTKYTKDLLKRAKFSDAKPALTPIISSLKLTTAEDTLLDNPLLYQSIVGRLQYVTMTQPDITYAVNKVAIYAFTLCSALEGRQTDMHYLAGTSKMGLQIHKNYEFRIIAFNDLDWAADLDDPRSTIGYYVFLGTNLLCWLSRKQAAVSRSSSKAEFRALVDVMADTIWLQKLLNKMHLSLGPAPTTTRKALNTVRFTVGRYR, from the exons ATGGATGAGGAATTTGCAGTACTCCTCAAGAACAAAACATGGAATCTAGTCCTAGCTATAGCGGAGCATGAG GTTCAAAAATACAAAGCAAGACTTGTTGCAAAGGAATTTCATCAACGAGAAGAGCTAGACTATGATCAAGTCTTAAGTCCAGTTGCCAAGCCCGCCACTATTCGGACAGTGCTCTTTGTGGCTATGAAATTTGGCTGGAAAGTGCACCAATTTGACTTCAACAACTCCTTTCTTAACGGAAATTTGTTTGAGACAGTGCATATGGTTCAACCTGACGGCTACATGCTTGGGACTGGGCTTATTTGCAATCAGGAAAAGGCTCTGTACGGCCTCAAGCAG TTCTACAATTTATCTTCTAACTATGTTGATGATATACTGGTCACCAACACTAATGCTGCTGAAATCCATGAGCTAATTCAACAACTTAATGAT ACCAAGTATACCAAAGATCTCTTGAAGAGAGCAAAGTTCTCTGATGCCAAGCCAGCTCTGACCCCAATAATAAGTAGCTTAAAGCTCACAACAGCTGAGGACACTCTACTTGACAATCCTTTACTATACCAATCAATAGTTGGTAGACTCCAATATGTCACAATGACGCAGCCAGACATCACCTATGCAGTGAATAAAGTTGCAATATATGCATTTACCCTATGTTCAGCATTGGAAGGCCGTCAAACAGATATGCACTATCTAGCTGGTACTTCAAAAATGGGTCTTCAGATACACAAAAATTATGAATTCAGAATCATTGCCTTCAATGATTTGGATTGGGCTGCCGATTTGGATGATCCGAGGTCGACCATAGGATACTATGTCTTTCTTGGAACCAATCTACTATGTTGGTTGAGTCGCAAGCAAGCAGCAGTTTCTCGATCGAGTTCAAAGGCCGAGTTTCGGGCCTTAGTTGATGTTATGGCTGACACCATCTGGTTGCAAAAGTTGTTAAATAAAATGCACCTCTCGTTAGGTCCTGCTCCAACCACTACAAGAAAAGCGCTGAATACCGTCAGATTTACCGTCGGACGTTATCGGTAG